The genomic stretch GCTTAGCTTGTGAACGTTCACTTATGGCGGGATACCTATCATATCCGCATGTGACCATTCAAATAATCGACAttcaatttaagaaattcaatacATCCATACTGAGTTCAGGGTGCAATCCTGTTCCCAAGTGGAACTTCCTCTCCAAGAAATTTTTGAATAATGCGTCTTGTTCAAGTTTTTCCAATATGGACTTTGTTGCGTCTATCTCTTATGGTACCtggaaataccttggcacctgaTAGGATTCTGATGACTCTTCCCCCTGGTTGACTTTACTTGGCTCGGGAGCAGGCATCGGTTCCTATAATTTCTATGCTACATGCTCATTCCTTTTTCTACTGGAGACTAAaattgcattcatctcccttATTGTCGGTTGGTTGCCTCTTTTTTGTTTAATTCCCTCAGGAGTTGGGAATTACAGCAACTGATGATATATTGATGGCACAACCTTTATATCGTGCAaccatggtctccccatgatgATATTGTAACCCATATCACCGTATACTACCTTGAAAAGGGTCGTCTTCATCACCCCCTCAGTATTCGTGGGCAGTAGGATCTCTCCCTAGGTTGTCACGCTTGTCAGATTGAACCCGGCAAGAAGTTTCGCTGCTGGAATGATACTTCCAGTGAAACTTAGCTTGCTTCAACACTCTCTACTAGATAATATTGGCCGAACTTTCTGGGTCTACCAGAacacgtttaattttaaaatctaatacATTTAGAGAGATTACCAGGGTGTCGTTATACGGTAGCAGCAGTCCGCATCTTCTTCCATGAAAGTTATGTCGTCCTCGGAGACTTCCTAGAGTCTCTTACTGTGTGTTACCGACACCTTTGTCTTTTTTACCGCCGAAAATATCACACCGTTAATCTTGTTCCCCCCAAAAATTATACGGATCATCAAACGTGGAGGATcctttcttgcttttgaaggcTCCGTGTTATCGCGACTGCGACCGTAATTGTTTTTAGCCCGATCACTCAAATATTCCCTGAGATGGCCATTTTTCAGCAATGTTGCCACCTCTTCATGCAGATGTCGCCAATCCGTAGTCCGGTGACCATTTGTCCTGTGATATTCGCACCACAAAAGAGGATCCCTTTGGCTAGGATCAGATCTCAGTGGCTTTGGGAATCATGCTTCTTTATTGTTCCTCACAGATGACACCAGCTTCATTACGCTGATGTTAAAGTTGTATTCGAAAAGCCTAAGGTAGGAAGAATCTTGAGAATGTGACGTTTCCTTGTCCTGCAATGACCTTTTATTTCGGTCGCGATTAGTTCTCCTATCGGTAGTGAATCTATCTGCCGAGTGAAAACTTCTTCCGCGTCATTCGGCCCATTCATAGGGCCAAAATTGACCTCTTGAAGACCGTCAATCTGTGTCGAAATCATCTTtcaatttttctttattcttttccCAATCCTGACCTCTGGCCGACGCCGGGAAACCGAGCTGATCATCATCAATCCTTATCTTTGACTCGTACTGGTTGTGAACATCCGCCTAAGTTGTCCCGTGGAACTCAAGTAAACTTTCTTTTAACTTCCGGTAAGCATTGAAACTTCTCGGATTCAGACCTTTGGTGAACAGTTTAGCTGCCCATTCGTCTAGTACGGCCGGTAGCAACATCCTTTCCTTCTGGAATATGGTCACAAACTCCCGTAATAACTCATATTCTCTTTGTGCAATCATGAATATGTTGGCCTTTCGGGCTTGTACCTTTCGGGCCCCGACAAGGGCCTTGATGAAAGAGTCCGCGAGCATCTCAAAGGAGTCTATGGTGTGCTCTAGCAAAAGCGAATACCATGTTAGGGCTCCCTTCATAAGAGTCTccccaaactttttcagtaagacTGACTCAATCTCTTAGGGAGTCAAATCGTTTCCATTCACCGTCGTTGTATAGTTGGTGATGTGTTCTTGAGGATCTGAAGTCCCATCACACTTTGGCATGTCTTGTATTTTAAACCACTTCAGGATTAATTCTGGTGTCGCGCTTTGTTTGAACGACAATTGTGTGCACTTCTTTCAGTCCGACCCTTTCTGCACTGGTGGTGCACCCAGAATTTGATCCATTCGAGCGTTTATTTTCCTTATGAACCACATGAGTTCGATTTTAAAAGGATCATTCTCATTGTTATTACCGGATCCTCCATTGTTCCCCTCGACCCTCTCAAAGCCGACTTTGACCCTTGGGGTGTTGTTATCGACCCTCTACGTTGTTTGATTCGCGGGAGCACCAGGAGGAACTACACCTTGTCCATTCGCATTGTTGGAAGCATCCAACAATGCCTGCTTTAATTCTGTCATGACCTGATCCTGCCACGAGAGATGGCCCATAATGGCCCTTTGTTGTTCCATCGGGATCCTTACTATTTCAACGACGTGCTCATCTTCAGCATCATCAGGGTTTGCCTCTCAGACATGTCGTGGATACTGCTCATCGTGAACCGGCGTGGCCTTGATCCCCTCGTTGCAGGTATCGCTGATGGAATCTTTGTGTTGATTTCCTTGGACCTCAACATTTTGTATGGTATTGACACTGTTATCTaccatttttaataatttttgctAAGAACAAAGAATCGAACAAGTTAGTAATAGATGTAGGGATCAATTCAATTACATGATTGTCTATGACCAACGGTGAGCGCCAAATTATTTACCCGTAAAATGATACAGTTGAATTTGTATATGGTTTATAGACAAATGAGACGATTTGATCCAAAAAATAATAGATGAATTAGACAGAAATGTAAGACTTAGTcttgaaattgaaataaaatggcaGATATCTTAGTCTCGGGCGCAGAGTTGGTGGAGGCAgtaagaacaatataaataacAAGTAAAATGTTATTGAGCTTTTAATAGAATATATTGTATGCTTATCAGAAAATTCGTGTCCTTACAATGATGgtagagctcactatttatagttacacctagggaacaaggtcataggatcaagcccctcttaaatgacaattatgagggtcattgaagATTGTGTAATGGTGGAAGTGAATGTCATATTCTCTATAACAGTCCATGCACTTAATGCtatagaatattcttcattgaatgctaCCGGGTGACAGGCATTTATTCTGTCTTTATGAATATCATTCTCTCTGATGACAAGCAAGATCATTGCCTCCGGGCCCGACTGTCTTCTATCTTCGGCTTTACGTGTCGCTTTCTCATGCAATTATtaaatatgaacatattttactCTATACAATGGTATTAATCTAGATTAGTCGGGCTAATAGGTTCCGATACTTCCGTGTATATGGTTAAAATTAATCGTGCAGTTCAAAGTTGGGACCAAAAGATTGATAGAGCTTTCTTATCTACAGGtcgtttttcttctctcttttatcAGGTGGTATTTCTCTTCTTTTTATCTAGAGGTtgtattccttcttttggtgTGTTATTGTGATCACCATCTCATTCTATAAAAGGATGACTTCGACATATTCATATTCAAGATTAAGATGAATTTTCATGCTTAGACTTTAGGTAGCTTtcctcaagttttttttttaaaaaatttacatTATGAGCACATAAAGATGAAGTGTACTTGGCTTTGGAATAATTGGCTGAAAACAAGAGAAATCTTCACTTTCTTTCAATCCATAAGCCAAGtcactttctttctcttttattttctctaCCTACACCTAATTAACTTACGTAAAACACTTTTAGAACAAGAATTGTCAAAAAGAAAGCTGCATGCTTCTTATATACGCAAAGGAAGAAGGGTGCCCCCCAATTACATTATAAGATCTAGACACGCTTAGTCCCCCTcggatatttcatttttattttatttttgtaataaTAATCGATAGATTATATATTGATCGTTTTATATCTTAAAATGAGTTGTCCATAAATACTTAATCTAGTAGCATATATTGTTACGTTATAGCTTTTGACTGGGGATCGATAAAATTTTGTTCTTGTGAGGAAATTGTTGGATAGTTACAATATGGAAGTGGTTTTTAATAAAAAGAAAACCATACTCCAGTATTTGTTCTAAAAAGGTTTCAACCTTTTGAAATTATATTAATAGAAAAGAATGTTGTTGGCAATTTGAATTCGATAACAAGATTGTATACAAGATAAAGAAAATTAAATACAAGTAGTCACTTTAAGATAATTGTAGTAGAAGGTTTCTTAATTTCACCAATAATGATCGACATATTAAAGTAACTATTTATGCTTGATCTTTCTATATAAGAGCAGACTTCCAGCATGGGAAGCATGTTTGGCagaaaataacaacaattattgGCTACTAAATCTAGTGGGAAATACCTAATATCCatattcatttttcatttcaataTTTCATTTAACAGAGTAGAAGGATGTGTTACGCTTTCAATTGGAAATCGATTAGTGATGTTGGTTTCCTACTACCTACGTAGATGATAAGCTAGAAACTTAATTTTTAACTATATTCCGCACTCTTATTACTATACTTTAATTGTATTTGAGCCTAATTATTAGAGTTTTGTACTTATTATGTGTGTTATGTTGTGTAGGATGTGATTTTGAGCGAAGTGAAGCCAGTTTGGAGCTAAAATGGATGAtttagagctttgaagtctgagtagaaGCCCAAGAAATTAAGTTGGGATCATGTTCGGGGGTCGAGGACCAAGTCTGGATATTAAAAAGTAAGGAAAAAAGATTACTCTGAAAAAATACACTACCGCGTCGCGGGGTGCAAGATGCTAGTGCAAAATTCCTGCGGAGTGAAAAAAATCAACTCTCTGAAAATCCTCACTGATGCGGCGCATGGCGCTCTGCGCCAGTATATTTTTGTGGTCCAATTATCCCACTTCGGCTTGGAAAGAGTAGTTTCGTTCGGGTCCGTCCCTACATGGTATCTATACACATCAAAACCACGATTTTTAGAAGACTTTTCACCTTGGAAGCTTTTGGAGAGCATGGGAGGCTACAAGACACACGATTTCATCATCTTTCCATCAATTTAATACGGAAGTTTCGATTGTAACATTAGATTAATATTTTCTTACTTTTAAATTATAATTGTGATGACTTCCTCCACGATTATGGAGTAGTTTTCCTTAGTATTTGACGAATATGGTATTTTGATTAATATTTGTGGATATTACTTCTAGTTCTTTGCTCGAAATCGTTTGTGGAGCTTTAAATTGTTTGCAATTTAATTCACCGGTTTATTTAATCAAAAGAGAAATATTTTGGTGATTATCTTTGCGTTACTTGTTTGGTTTAATTCAGTGATTCTTTTAAGTAATCGAAAGAGCTTATTGAATTGTTGATTAAGTCAAGTTAGGAGAATATTCGAGAAACGATTTCCTAGAGACTAATCCATTAATGCATGCTTGCATATTTTTACGGTGCTTATTAAATTATTTCATCTCGTAGAGTTAagatttaatcgagagaggagtgtTGGCTACACGTTGGAACTAATCATCGAGTGAATTCGTGAGAATCATTAGAACAATAGAGTGAATTGAACTTGAATGGATCCCAAATAACTATCTTGCACCTATCATGTCACGACCCTTATTTCTCTCATTGATATTTCAGTGTTGTTCAACTCTTGCCTTTCTGTGATCAATTGTTAATTGTTTTAATTTCATAGTTAATTTTAGTTACTAATCATCCCAATCAAAGTGTTAATCATCCTGAATAGCGTTAAGCTAGAAATTACTTGAATAGTATTTAAATCCAATCCCTGTGAAGACGATAATTAAAATATACTATATTTGGCTAGCGAACATCAATTTCGTATAGGTTTTACGCTCGTCATACCTCAAACGGAGTTGAATTATTATAAATGATTATGATCTCTGATATTCTATAAAGTGAGTGATGAAAAATGGAAGTCGATATGGCGGAAGTAATGGTGAAGAAGAAAATAAGAGCAGCAGTGATTGTAGAAGCAGAATAAATTCAAatatgtatttttttcttttgctaatgtgctctttttcattattttgttacggaaaaatgacattgtatagttGTTCTCAAAGTAataatcaaatatatatatatacattttaatatattatatataaattgtaTGCAGTTTTACAACTATCAAATGTAAATAGTTTCGGGTGAGGGCTAAAAAAATAATCTTTACCCATTATGGTACCACTTAAGCTGTGTTGGAAATGCACGTGCCTAAGATACATTTTGTTTGCGGTTCGAGATTCTAATAAGACAATCCTCTTGTTAAAGTGCTTTGATGAAATTTTATGGCTAAGTTTAAGGGGCTGTCTATGTATTTGGTCATTTTTTCCTTTCGAAGATATATAGATTTGTTTCTTGTGAAAAATGGAAGTATGCATATCCACAAATTAAAGTTGCATCTATGTATCGATGTACTATTAGAgtgtttctttttgttttaacCATATTGTGAATGTGCGTGGTTAATTTACTCCCGTCGCAAAGTATAGATTAGATTTATTGGAGAATGTCGATATCGATATCAATACTTTAAAGTTTAAACAGAGGAAACTCTTGTTGGTTTTCTacgcttctttttcttttttgggttATAAAGAGAAGTAGTATACATAGTCTTTTGTTCATTATTCAACTGTCACCTTACGTAATTGTTAAAGTTCTCTTAACACTTCAGCTACCTAATGACAATTATTGTACCCCACATCCCCAATGCTAGCTCCCATTTTCAATTCATGATACAAACCTAATAATTGAAAAAAACAGAAAAGGACAGCTCGATGAACGAAATTCTTGCGTTAATATAAGATTCGGGAAAAAGCTATAACTCAATGGAGTATAATATAGGGAGTCTACCCTGACATAAGCATTAGTGGTTATGCTACAACTCGAACCCCTAATTATAGTTCACACGACAACTACATTATCATTGCTCTAAAGCTTCTCTTCAAATTGGGAAAAAAAAGTCATCCTACGAATAGTTGCGGCAATCAGATATCAAACTcctaaaataaaacaagaatagctttcccaatatatatatatatatatatatatatatatatatatatatatatatatatatatatattaggctAAGCAAGTGGTTGTAGAAGTTCGCTTATGAAGATGAAGCAAGTGGTTCGAGAAAAGAAATAGCAGTAGACTACATATCTGCCATGAGGATGGTTGGTTTCAAAGGACAATTGTATTATTAGGAGTTCATATCAACGAAAGAAAAAAGAATTAATATAAAAACATATTGGTTTTGAAGTTGGTAACAGAAGAAGGATCCTTTTTTCATTAGATGTACAGTGCATTTTCAAAGTGACATTGTAAAAAGAACCGCTGCTACAATCTTGTTGTTCAAGACCTTAGGCTACCCTAGCAAGAAAGTGTTTTAACTTCACCAGTTCTAGTGAAAATTTTAGATTTCACGAAGCTCTTTGACGCCAAATAACTTCCCAACACGAATTCCACATCACAGGAACACTCTCATTGCTATTTAGCGACACCTCTAAATGTATGGTTTTCTTTAAATATTACTAGAAAATATCAGCAGCTTAGCAGCCTTGACATCTTATTGTAGGTGTAAGAGCTAAAGAAAGTGTTTACTTCTCGATAACTCGTTTAGCTCCATCCAAGGTATTCTTGAGAAGCATTGCAACAGTCATTGGTCCAACACCCCCAGGAACTGGAGTTATCCATCCAGCTACCTTACATGCTTCCTGAAAATTGACGTCTCCAACAAGCCTATAACCTGATTTCCTATTAGGATCATCTACAGCATTTGTCCCTACGTCAATTACTGCAGCGCCCGGTTTAATCCAGCTACCTTTGATCTGAAAAATAAGCTAGCAACTTGGTTCAGAGGCCAATCATCTATGAACTAAAAAACCAGCACTTGCTTCATTGAGAAAACTCTATTGCAAGGGAATAGTAAACAAGGAATTAACTAATAGAAGCAAAATGTTCAAAAAAGAGGCTTCCAGGAGGGTGAGAAGGGAGAAATGAATGCTCCTTGTTACCATCATAGCCTGTCCTGCGGCAGCAATAATAATGTCTGCTTCACGAACGATTTTTTCTGGTTCCTTGGTGCGTGAGTGCACTATAGCAACAGTAGCATCTTCCTTCAGAAGCAGCAGAGACACTGGTAATCCAACAATGTTACTTCGACCAACCACAACGGCATTCTTCCCTTTTATGTTAATCCCACTTCGATGCAAAAGCTCGATGCATCCCTGTTTAGCAGAGACCAGATAGGAGTGCTTTTAGAAGACAACAACAGATTGTTGTATATAGATAGTATAAGATTTGAACATAAATTCTTAATTTAGGCAGGAGAATAAGAGAACTGGATGTTTCTATCTTCCATAACATAAATATTAGTTGTTCTCAGAATCAATGAAGTGTCTCACTTTATTACCTTGGGCGTGCAAGGGAGGAACAGAGGTTGTCTGCCTTTCATTGCAAGCTTGCCAATATTCAGCGGATGAAAGCCATCTACATCCTTTTCCAGACTGATTTCACCAAGAACTCTCTCTTCATTAATGTGTTTTGGTAACGGAAGTTGTACCAGTATACCTGTAGCAATGCACAGAGTGCTTTTAGTTCACTTGTCTTTGTTATGTGACATTTGATATTCTACCCCACATATTTGCTTCACAAAAATGTACTTGCAGAACTTTGCAATAAAATGCTTACTCatggaaaaagagagaaattaaACATCTATGCAGCAGTCAGGCTCAGGCAAAACTTGAAAAAAGCCACCAACTGAGAGTGAGTGAGTTTTTTTAATATTACCAAGGTAAAACCTACTTTAAATAGTCATGTATAGACGGTCTAAATACACCAACACCAGAACACCCATATATAGAAGTTGTAGCAGGTACTTAGCCAAGTTGAAATCAGACCTACAAAAGCCAAAATGTAGGAATGAGA from Nicotiana sylvestris chromosome 12, ASM39365v2, whole genome shotgun sequence encodes the following:
- the LOC104237570 gene encoding bifunctional protein FolD 2-like — protein: MASPSDHKATIIDGKAIAQTIRSEIASEVRLLLEKYGKVPGLAVVIVGNRKDSQSYVNMKRKSCAELGIKSFDIDLLEDVAEAELISKVHELNADPDVHGILVQLPLPKHINEERVLGEISLEKDVDGFHPLNIGKLAMKGRQPLFLPCTPKGCIELLHRSGINIKGKNAVVVGRSNIVGLPVSLLLLKEDATVAIVHSRTKEPEKIVREADIIIAAAGQAMMIKGSWIKPGAAVIDVGTNAVDDPNRKSGYRLVGDVNFQEACKVAGWITPVPGGVGPMTVAMLLKNTLDGAKRVIEK